Proteins encoded together in one Dehalococcoidia bacterium window:
- a CDS encoding MaoC family dehydratase: MGIKTGWEGRFLEDFEIGDIYRSSVGRTLLDADNTWMTLLTNNDNQIHFNTEYAKNTQFERPLMNSLVTLAVVTGLTVPDISRNGINLGWDKVRLPHPVFAGDTLWSETEVINIRESKSDPRRGIIHIQTKGIQQDGATVIEFERDVMIWKRKHAPNVGVFPQSS, encoded by the coding sequence GTGGGTATAAAAACAGGATGGGAAGGAAGATTCCTGGAGGATTTTGAAATTGGAGATATCTATCGCTCTTCCGTAGGTAGGACTTTACTGGATGCAGATAATACTTGGATGACATTACTTACAAATAATGACAACCAGATTCATTTCAATACGGAGTATGCAAAGAACACGCAATTTGAACGCCCACTAATGAACAGCTTAGTCACATTAGCAGTTGTAACTGGGCTTACTGTCCCAGATATCAGTAGAAACGGAATTAACCTTGGCTGGGACAAAGTCCGGCTGCCACACCCAGTGTTTGCAGGTGATACTCTTTGGTCAGAGACGGAAGTTATTAATATCAGAGAATCGAAATCCGACCCAAGGCGAGGAATCATTCATATCCAGACCAAGGGTATACAGCAGGACGGCGCTACTGTGATTGAGTTTGAGCGAGATGTAATGATATGGAAGCGAAAACATGCTCCTAATGTCGGTGTATTTCCTCAATCATCCTAA
- the tcuA gene encoding FAD-dependent tricarballylate dehydrogenase TcuA, whose product MSNYDADIIIVGAGNAALCAAIAAREQNKSVIVLEKAPEPMRGGNTYFTGGAIRFSYKGIEDVIALVPDLSQAELDVMEVGSYTDAKYFEDLMRVTEGLSDQEMANTLVRQSFPTMQWMYAQGVRFVPSWTHQAFKVDNKFRFWGGLCLQAVGGGKGLSDQLFEIAIERGVEIKYAHTAMKLEQDTSGKVAGVTVRNPGGIIKLESNAIVLACGGFEANPEMRARYLGPGWELAKVRGVRYNTGDGHRMAFEIGAQAYGHYSGCHAVAWDLNAPDFGNRSITDLYQKHSYPFGLIVNAHGERFVDEGADFRNYTYAKYGKQILFQPERVAYQIFDQKTLHLLRDEYRIEQVTKGEANTIEELAQQLDINQEGLVRTITEYNAACQPGEYNPTVLDGVRTHGASPEKSNWALPIDSPPYQAYAVTCGITFTFGGLKINERAQVMDTSDTPIHGLYAAGELVGGLFYHNYAGGAGLMQGSVFGKIAGTSAAEDLS is encoded by the coding sequence ATGAGTAATTACGATGCAGACATAATTATAGTTGGAGCAGGAAACGCTGCCCTATGTGCGGCAATTGCGGCACGAGAACAAAATAAATCAGTAATAGTACTGGAGAAAGCACCAGAGCCAATGCGTGGTGGCAACACTTACTTTACTGGCGGAGCAATTCGCTTCTCTTACAAAGGTATTGAAGATGTAATCGCTTTAGTTCCAGATTTATCTCAAGCCGAACTGGATGTCATGGAAGTAGGCTCATATACCGATGCAAAATATTTTGAAGACCTTATGCGAGTCACAGAAGGTCTATCTGATCAAGAAATGGCTAATACTTTAGTAAGGCAATCATTCCCAACTATGCAGTGGATGTATGCACAAGGTGTACGTTTCGTACCATCCTGGACGCATCAGGCTTTTAAAGTAGACAATAAATTTAGGTTTTGGGGAGGGTTATGCCTGCAAGCTGTGGGTGGAGGAAAAGGATTATCAGATCAATTATTTGAAATAGCCATTGAGCGCGGAGTAGAAATCAAATATGCCCATACGGCAATGAAGCTAGAGCAGGACACTTCAGGAAAAGTGGCGGGGGTAACCGTTCGCAACCCCGGTGGGATTATTAAATTGGAATCTAATGCCATAGTACTTGCATGCGGAGGATTTGAAGCAAACCCTGAAATGCGTGCACGATATCTTGGTCCGGGTTGGGAATTAGCGAAAGTAAGAGGCGTTCGGTACAACACCGGAGATGGTCATCGAATGGCGTTTGAAATTGGCGCGCAAGCTTACGGCCATTACAGTGGATGCCATGCAGTTGCATGGGATCTCAATGCGCCGGATTTTGGCAACCGATCAATCACAGACCTATATCAAAAGCATTCCTACCCGTTCGGGCTCATAGTAAATGCTCATGGAGAAAGGTTTGTTGACGAGGGTGCTGATTTTAGGAATTACACCTATGCAAAATATGGCAAGCAAATTTTATTTCAACCTGAACGAGTTGCTTATCAAATTTTCGACCAAAAAACTTTACATTTATTGAGGGACGAGTACCGAATAGAACAGGTTACAAAAGGCGAAGCTAATACTATCGAAGAATTGGCCCAGCAATTAGATATCAATCAAGAAGGTTTAGTTCGAACTATTACTGAGTACAACGCGGCATGCCAACCGGGAGAATACAACCCAACAGTATTGGACGGAGTGCGTACCCATGGAGCCTCTCCGGAAAAAAGTAATTGGGCTTTACCAATTGATTCCCCTCCTTATCAAGCATATGCGGTGACTTGTGGCATCACTTTCACGTTTGGCGGATTGAAAATTAATGAACGTGCTCAGGTAATGGATACATCTGATACCCCTATCCATGGGCTGTATGCCGCGGGGGAACTAGTCGGAGGTCTTTTTTATCATAATTACGCAGGCGGTGCCGGCCTAATGCAAGGCTCAGTATTTGGGAAAATTGCCGGAACTTCAGCCGCAGAAGATCTTAGCTAA
- a CDS encoding CoA ester lyase, translated as MQEDLLARSFLYVPAHKPRMIEKSLSLPADIVIYDYEDAVPPAEKIFSRSVLKENLPTIPPIGSSRRYIRVNHPRHVDLFRDDIDAALSLNIEGIVVPKMETVDQVLHVSAEINFLEQKHSIEPGKTRMIVLIESPLGVVNAYNICSADPRIIAVQFGGEDFSREMGLPLVRTREDKELLYQRSHVANASSAANVQSTDVIWTALDDLEGLQQEAAQARRLGFTSKAAVHPSQIDIINNAFNPTPEEVAYSKEVIGVLERAIAEGTGVVNYNGVFIEEPVVARARRTIELAERFGLI; from the coding sequence ATGCAAGAAGACCTTTTGGCTCGTTCATTCTTATACGTTCCCGCTCACAAACCTAGAATGATAGAGAAATCACTTTCACTTCCTGCAGATATAGTTATATATGATTACGAAGATGCAGTTCCTCCGGCAGAAAAAATCTTCTCACGCTCAGTTTTGAAAGAGAACTTACCCACTATTCCGCCTATTGGTTCCTCGAGAAGGTATATTCGCGTAAATCACCCGAGGCATGTGGATCTCTTTAGAGATGATATAGATGCAGCTTTGAGTCTGAATATTGAAGGCATAGTAGTACCCAAAATGGAAACAGTGGATCAAGTGCTACATGTAAGTGCAGAAATAAATTTCTTAGAACAGAAGCACAGTATTGAGCCTGGTAAGACGAGGATGATTGTCCTGATTGAGAGTCCATTAGGCGTCGTGAACGCCTATAATATTTGCTCAGCGGATCCACGTATCATTGCAGTGCAGTTTGGTGGTGAAGATTTTTCTCGAGAAATGGGACTACCGCTAGTCAGGACAAGAGAAGATAAAGAGCTTTTGTACCAGAGATCGCACGTGGCAAATGCTAGTTCTGCAGCGAATGTTCAATCCACTGATGTTATATGGACTGCACTTGATGACTTAGAAGGATTGCAGCAAGAAGCCGCCCAAGCTCGTCGTTTAGGATTCACATCAAAAGCGGCAGTACACCCATCGCAGATTGATATTATCAATAACGCATTTAATCCAACTCCTGAAGAAGTGGCTTACTCGAAAGAGGTAATTGGCGTTCTGGAAAGGGCTATAGCCGAAGGAACTGGGGTTGTTAATTACAATGGGGTTTTTATCGAAGAACCTGTCGTGGCTCGTGCGAGAAGGACAATTGAACTAGCTGAACGATTTGGCCTAATTTGA
- a CDS encoding MmgE/PrpD family protein — MSYKKNEITNSLIDYALNLKYEDIPPAVIERTKQMFLDYLGVAYGGLVAAESSEPIIQGVLDLSRGSTGDCTVLGRSEKLPAQYASLLNATFAHSMDFDDTHRDAVIHIGTPLFSTLLALAHGTEISGRDFLTAAVVGYDVTGKIGKAHGGQVHARGFHPTATTGIFGCTAAGARLLGYTKEQTANALGLNISQASGSTQFLENGSWNKRFHTGWAAHNSIVSLIMARHDYLGSSSPLEGSQGYFELYANGSNEADRSLDKLGTDFEVMNTAVKPYPCCRYSHATIDAVTDMVVAENLATTDIKSIGITMGSTGYGLVGSPAEMKRKPTNVVEGQFSVYFAAAASARSAAYSWSDYEKMHDSEIQRLMEETTVNLEESWGAGMESDVEILLTDGRKLQRRVEYPKGEPENPMSWKEMTGKFSEWAGIALGLEKTDVIASQVTELESIVNMDDLISSLSK; from the coding sequence ATGAGCTACAAGAAAAATGAAATTACAAACTCCTTAATTGACTACGCATTGAATCTAAAATATGAAGATATTCCTCCGGCTGTGATTGAGCGAACAAAGCAAATGTTTCTTGATTATTTGGGAGTTGCTTACGGAGGGCTAGTAGCCGCCGAATCTTCAGAGCCCATTATCCAAGGAGTCCTCGATTTAAGCAGAGGTTCAACCGGTGATTGCACAGTTCTTGGTCGTAGTGAAAAATTACCTGCCCAGTACGCTTCGTTACTGAATGCTACTTTTGCTCATAGTATGGATTTTGACGATACCCATCGTGACGCGGTGATTCATATTGGCACACCACTATTTTCAACTTTACTTGCTTTAGCTCACGGAACTGAGATATCGGGTAGAGATTTTCTAACTGCAGCGGTGGTCGGGTATGACGTTACAGGGAAAATAGGGAAGGCTCATGGCGGTCAAGTTCATGCCCGTGGATTTCACCCTACTGCAACCACAGGTATTTTTGGATGTACAGCTGCCGGAGCACGGCTCTTGGGTTATACAAAAGAGCAGACCGCCAATGCATTGGGTCTGAATATCAGCCAAGCATCTGGATCCACACAATTTTTGGAAAATGGATCTTGGAACAAAAGATTCCATACCGGATGGGCCGCTCATAATTCAATAGTTAGCCTAATTATGGCCCGCCATGACTACTTAGGCTCATCTTCTCCGCTAGAGGGATCTCAGGGTTATTTTGAATTGTACGCTAATGGCTCTAATGAAGCTGATCGATCACTTGACAAGCTTGGGACAGATTTTGAAGTGATGAACACTGCAGTTAAGCCCTATCCGTGTTGTCGATATAGCCATGCAACTATTGACGCTGTAACAGATATGGTTGTTGCTGAAAACCTAGCCACTACCGATATCAAATCGATAGGCATCACCATGGGTTCTACTGGCTACGGCCTAGTTGGATCTCCAGCAGAAATGAAGCGTAAACCAACGAACGTTGTGGAAGGTCAATTTAGTGTTTATTTTGCAGCTGCCGCATCTGCAAGATCCGCAGCATATTCATGGTCCGATTATGAAAAAATGCATGACTCAGAAATTCAAAGATTGATGGAAGAAACAACGGTTAATTTAGAAGAATCCTGGGGAGCTGGCATGGAGTCTGATGTCGAGATCCTTCTTACAGATGGCCGTAAATTACAGCGAAGAGTTGAATACCCAAAAGGGGAGCCTGAAAACCCAATGAGTTGGAAAGAAATGACCGGGAAATTTAGTGAATGGGCAGGTATTGCACTGGGGCTGGAAAAAACTGATGTAATTGCTTCTCAAGTTACTGAACTTGAATCAATAGTAAACATGGACGACTTGATCTCCAGCTTAAGTAAATAG
- a CDS encoding heme-binding protein, with protein MNELTLDDANVVIAAAIGKAKELGFNMAIAVVDLQTSLVASARMDGTNPFTPDVTRGKAVATAVTKGTPSGIAANRFPASLLENVRDLYGGRITWVQGAVPLYKKGQLVGAVGAGGGPPEKDEEVAQFGADAIA; from the coding sequence ATGAATGAATTAACTTTGGATGACGCAAATGTAGTTATTGCTGCTGCTATTGGTAAAGCTAAAGAACTAGGATTCAATATGGCAATTGCAGTGGTTGATCTTCAAACTAGCTTAGTAGCTTCTGCAAGAATGGATGGAACCAATCCATTCACCCCTGACGTAACTAGAGGGAAAGCTGTAGCAACTGCCGTGACTAAAGGAACACCGAGTGGCATTGCAGCCAATAGATTCCCCGCATCCCTTTTGGAAAATGTCCGCGATTTGTATGGCGGGCGTATCACATGGGTTCAGGGAGCAGTTCCTTTGTACAAAAAAGGGCAGCTTGTGGGCGCTGTTGGTGCTGGGGGTGGGCCTCCAGAGAAAGACGAAGAAGTGGCACAGTTTGGAGCAGACGCTATAGCGTAG
- a CDS encoding tartrate dehydrogenase, translating to MGIYKIAVIRGDGIGTEVIEEGIKVMSAAQEKFPFQIEYTEFPWGSDYYFKHGKMMDSNGLDALSGFDAIFFGAVGHPDIQDHVTLNGLLLPMRRGFDQYVCQRPSVLLPGVESPLSGKKPGDIDMVVIRENTEGEYANVGGFQYKGFPDEVAIQTSVFTRRGIERVVRYAFELSRTRNKKKKLASITKSNAQGYGMVLWDEIFDSIAVEYPDIETESLLVDAACMNFIRRPESFDVVVASNLFGDVLTDIAAIITGSMGLAPSANINPERKFPSVFEPVHGSAPDIAGKGISNPMATIFSAAMMLRHLGESEAANEIESATENILRLGETIPGDLGGSASTEDIGDAIVSSLLN from the coding sequence ATGGGAATTTACAAAATTGCTGTCATTCGAGGAGACGGTATAGGAACAGAAGTAATCGAAGAGGGAATTAAGGTCATGAGTGCTGCTCAAGAAAAATTCCCATTCCAAATCGAATACACCGAATTCCCATGGGGATCAGATTACTACTTCAAGCATGGGAAAATGATGGATTCCAACGGACTAGATGCATTATCTGGTTTTGACGCTATTTTTTTTGGCGCTGTTGGTCATCCCGACATCCAAGACCATGTCACACTAAATGGGTTACTTTTGCCGATGCGACGCGGATTTGACCAATATGTCTGCCAAAGACCAAGTGTTCTTCTCCCTGGAGTTGAGTCTCCATTATCTGGCAAAAAACCAGGAGATATCGACATGGTGGTCATACGAGAAAATACCGAAGGTGAGTATGCAAATGTAGGAGGGTTCCAATACAAGGGATTCCCCGACGAGGTTGCAATTCAAACCTCAGTATTTACCAGAAGAGGGATTGAACGGGTCGTTCGATATGCATTTGAACTTTCCAGAACTCGAAATAAGAAGAAAAAATTAGCATCTATTACTAAATCAAACGCTCAAGGCTACGGAATGGTACTTTGGGATGAAATATTTGATTCAATCGCCGTTGAGTATCCAGACATAGAAACAGAATCACTACTTGTAGATGCAGCCTGTATGAATTTCATTCGAAGGCCCGAGTCCTTTGACGTAGTTGTAGCAAGTAATTTATTTGGAGATGTACTGACAGATATTGCAGCAATAATTACAGGTAGTATGGGCCTTGCACCTAGCGCAAATATCAACCCTGAAAGAAAATTCCCTTCTGTCTTCGAGCCAGTACATGGAAGTGCCCCTGACATTGCAGGAAAAGGGATTTCAAACCCAATGGCGACAATTTTCTCTGCAGCAATGATGCTTCGCCACCTTGGCGAGAGCGAAGCTGCAAATGAGATTGAAAGTGCGACAGAAAATATTTTGCGACTGGGGGAGACGATTCCAGGGGACTTAGGAGGTTCCGCATCGACAGAGGACATCGGTGACGCAATAGTTTCCTCGCTGCTTAATTAG
- a CDS encoding CoA transferase encodes MRALDGIKVLDLTTIVSGPFAAAILADFGADVIKIEPPGGENARKFSSPDPSLMMGSLTPHIMNLQRNKRAMVLDLRNEQGLKIFSELVLWADIVLDNYRPGVTTRLKIDYASLKKINPKVIACSITGFGLTGPEKDRAALDATVQAYAGVMGMTGDPNGSPVRAGPLYGDLSAGMGGALAILAAVIGREKTGEGQHIDISMLDIQMALINYHATMQIMSGIPAPRTGNEMQLHVPYNSYQATDGWIFVAVTIDTHWDGLIKKLKSMELPSAAKLCVHELEDGSLSEREARIASRDLINRNMSKIIAFCSKGHWVKELTEAGIPVAPVNTLGEAVEDSQVLSRNMIVSIEHPEGGSYKATGNPFKMSNSENEIFNPPPTLGQHTEQILAEVLNYSPEQIKWFYENEVVG; translated from the coding sequence ATGCGAGCTCTTGATGGAATTAAAGTTCTTGACCTAACCACAATTGTGTCTGGTCCTTTCGCGGCTGCGATATTGGCAGATTTTGGGGCAGATGTCATAAAAATTGAACCACCTGGTGGAGAAAATGCAAGGAAATTTTCTAGTCCTGATCCTTCTCTCATGATGGGTTCATTGACGCCTCATATAATGAACCTTCAGCGTAATAAAAGAGCTATGGTTTTGGATCTTCGCAACGAACAAGGCTTGAAAATTTTTTCAGAACTTGTGCTTTGGGCCGATATAGTTTTAGACAATTACCGCCCAGGGGTAACGACAAGATTGAAAATAGATTATGCATCACTAAAAAAAATCAATCCCAAAGTAATTGCATGTTCGATAACAGGCTTTGGTTTGACAGGGCCAGAGAAGGACAGAGCCGCATTAGATGCAACTGTTCAGGCATATGCGGGTGTCATGGGCATGACAGGCGACCCCAATGGCTCCCCTGTCCGTGCTGGGCCACTTTATGGAGATTTATCAGCAGGTATGGGAGGTGCTTTAGCTATCCTAGCCGCGGTGATAGGGAGAGAAAAAACAGGGGAGGGGCAGCATATTGATATATCAATGCTAGATATACAAATGGCATTAATTAATTACCATGCAACGATGCAGATAATGTCAGGAATCCCTGCTCCAAGGACTGGTAATGAGATGCAACTCCATGTTCCTTACAATTCATACCAAGCAACTGATGGATGGATTTTTGTCGCCGTAACTATAGATACACACTGGGATGGACTGATTAAAAAACTTAAATCTATGGAGTTGCCATCAGCTGCGAAACTATGCGTGCATGAATTAGAAGATGGTTCATTGTCTGAGCGTGAGGCAAGAATCGCAAGCCGTGATTTAATCAACCGCAATATGTCTAAAATAATTGCATTTTGCAGTAAAGGACATTGGGTAAAAGAACTGACTGAAGCTGGTATTCCTGTTGCACCGGTCAACACTTTAGGGGAGGCTGTAGAGGACTCACAAGTTCTCAGTAGGAATATGATTGTCTCTATAGAGCACCCTGAAGGCGGAAGTTATAAGGCCACCGGGAATCCTTTTAAGATGTCGAATTCAGAGAATGAAATATTTAACCCTCCACCGACTTTAGGTCAGCATACTGAACAGATCCTTGCAGAAGTGCTCAATTATTCACCGGAGCAAATAAAGTGGTTCTACGAAAATGAAGTGGTGGGTTAA
- a CDS encoding transglutaminase-like domain-containing protein has translation MDNSTVMNLLKDLVNEGPSVIPLDKGSLLIAAAFDKTLNIEEQIKLLDSLAKGVERDIDTQQDPLSLINGLNNYLFDHVGLHGNESDYYDPKNSLIHHVLSTRKGIPITLSLIYIEIGRRLGIPLRGVGMPGHFLVNHEKESSFFIDTFHQGTILSKSECAELMSRTNPAIRWSESFLNPISNIEFLARILRNLSAIYVKLREHTNAISSLTMLTILQPYEPGHYRDRGMLLYQANQKEQSLDDLLFYLSETVAAPDKWYVERLIESIRSGADSSTL, from the coding sequence ATGGATAACAGTACTGTAATGAATTTATTGAAAGACCTAGTTAATGAAGGTCCTTCTGTAATCCCTCTGGACAAAGGTTCCCTACTCATAGCTGCTGCATTTGATAAAACTCTCAATATTGAAGAGCAAATAAAATTACTTGATAGCCTAGCAAAAGGCGTAGAACGCGACATTGATACTCAGCAAGATCCTTTATCGCTTATCAATGGGTTAAATAATTATCTCTTCGATCATGTCGGACTGCATGGAAATGAATCTGATTACTATGATCCAAAAAACAGCTTGATTCACCATGTTCTTAGCACTCGAAAAGGAATACCTATTACTTTGTCCCTTATCTATATTGAAATTGGCAGGCGTTTAGGAATACCCCTTAGAGGCGTAGGTATGCCAGGTCATTTTCTGGTTAACCATGAAAAGGAATCGTCATTTTTTATAGACACTTTTCATCAAGGTACAATTTTGTCAAAATCCGAATGTGCAGAATTAATGAGTAGGACTAATCCTGCAATAAGATGGAGTGAGTCGTTTCTAAATCCAATCTCCAACATTGAATTTTTAGCAAGAATTCTCCGAAATCTATCTGCGATATACGTAAAACTAAGAGAGCATACCAACGCGATTTCATCTCTTACAATGCTCACTATTTTGCAGCCATACGAGCCTGGCCATTACAGGGACCGAGGTATGCTTTTATACCAAGCTAACCAGAAAGAGCAGTCCCTTGATGATCTTTTGTTTTACCTCTCTGAAACTGTAGCTGCACCAGATAAATGGTACGTAGAGCGCCTTATTGAATCTATAAGGTCGGGTGCCGATTCATCTACGCTATAG
- a CDS encoding acyl-CoA/acyl-ACP dehydrogenase has protein sequence MPMNQQAENLNDIRNAVRDVCKKYDGVYWRSLEKEGKYPEEFVAEMTDLGWLSALIPAEYGGGGMSVTEASVILEEINRSGGDSAACHAQMYIMGVILRHGNSYQKQKYLPSIANGELRLQAFAVTEPDAGSETTRIQTTAVRSGDKYIVNGQKIWISRVAQSDLMLLLARTTPYEELENKTEGLSVFVVDMRNVGKQLEVRPIDMTFNRHTNQLFFDNLEIPAENLIGEEGKGFRYIIDSWNAERILIAAEAIGDARFFIEKAADYASNRIVFGKPIGANQGVQLPIAQAYAHTEAADLMRFDAAAKFDSNERCGAEANMAKFLAANAAWEAGNACLNTFGGYGFAKEYDIERKFRETRLFITAPVNNNLILAYIGQNILKMPRSY, from the coding sequence ATGCCTATGAATCAACAAGCAGAAAACTTAAATGACATTAGAAATGCAGTACGTGATGTATGTAAAAAATACGACGGCGTATATTGGCGCTCTCTAGAAAAGGAGGGGAAATACCCCGAAGAATTTGTCGCTGAAATGACTGATTTAGGATGGCTTTCAGCTTTGATTCCAGCGGAATATGGCGGGGGAGGGATGTCTGTCACTGAAGCGAGTGTGATACTAGAAGAAATAAATCGTTCTGGCGGAGATTCTGCGGCTTGTCATGCCCAAATGTACATAATGGGTGTGATTTTGAGGCATGGTAACTCATACCAGAAGCAGAAATACTTGCCGTCTATAGCAAACGGTGAACTTAGGCTACAGGCGTTTGCTGTAACCGAGCCCGATGCAGGATCAGAGACAACAAGAATACAAACCACTGCAGTGCGCAGCGGTGACAAATATATTGTAAACGGGCAAAAAATATGGATTTCTAGGGTTGCTCAATCAGACTTGATGCTATTGCTGGCAAGAACGACCCCTTATGAAGAATTAGAAAACAAGACTGAGGGCTTATCTGTATTTGTTGTGGATATGCGTAATGTAGGTAAACAACTGGAAGTACGCCCGATAGATATGACTTTTAATCGACACACGAATCAATTATTTTTCGACAACTTAGAAATACCTGCAGAGAATTTGATTGGCGAGGAAGGAAAAGGCTTTCGCTACATCATTGACTCGTGGAACGCAGAGAGAATTCTTATAGCTGCAGAAGCAATTGGGGACGCCAGATTTTTCATTGAGAAAGCAGCAGATTATGCGTCCAATCGTATAGTTTTTGGTAAGCCGATAGGTGCAAACCAGGGAGTCCAATTACCTATTGCCCAGGCGTATGCTCATACTGAAGCAGCGGATTTAATGAGATTTGATGCAGCAGCTAAATTTGATAGCAATGAGCGATGCGGGGCAGAGGCAAATATGGCAAAATTTTTGGCTGCTAATGCGGCATGGGAGGCAGGTAATGCCTGCTTGAATACATTCGGAGGGTATGGATTTGCAAAGGAATATGACATAGAGCGTAAATTCCGTGAAACTCGCCTGTTTATCACCGCACCCGTAAACAATAATTTGATTTTGGCTTATATAGGTCAAAATATTTTGAAAATGCCGAGGTCTTACTGA
- a CDS encoding pyridoxamine 5'-phosphate oxidase family protein: MAIELTPEMKALIDNAFAEKCPCLLGTASKEGEPNISFKGSMMAFSSHELAFWERSKKGGFAQLKDNPKVVVLYRNQVAGKAWRFYGTVTVFTEGSIRDQVMARTIQAELDKDPERAGAAIIIDISRITSLGGEAIQEK; the protein is encoded by the coding sequence TTGGCTATTGAATTAACACCTGAAATGAAAGCCTTGATTGACAATGCTTTCGCAGAAAAATGCCCCTGCCTGCTTGGAACAGCATCTAAAGAAGGTGAACCCAATATATCTTTTAAAGGAAGCATGATGGCTTTTTCGAGTCATGAATTAGCTTTTTGGGAACGCTCTAAAAAAGGTGGCTTTGCTCAATTAAAAGACAATCCTAAGGTAGTAGTCTTGTATCGTAATCAAGTGGCTGGAAAAGCGTGGCGCTTCTACGGAACAGTGACCGTTTTCACAGAAGGGAGCATACGTGATCAAGTAATGGCTCGTACAATTCAAGCTGAGCTTGACAAAGACCCCGAACGTGCAGGAGCAGCAATCATCATAGATATTAGCCGCATAACTTCATTAGGTGGGGAAGCAATACAAGAGAAGTAA